A single Primulina eburnea isolate SZY01 chromosome 11, ASM2296580v1, whole genome shotgun sequence DNA region contains:
- the LOC140805449 gene encoding uncharacterized protein, translated as MDQILESLEYPDDRRIKLVVYQLLDVAKSWWIMTKKALEGRGTIVTCDIFKYEFYQRFFPTSYRKDRGVEFANLKQGNLNIEDSVAKFSNLLRFAPHVVSDEEAKADHFINGLNLDIFTLVNIRMPKTFAETFDRAKEAETRIIRQ; from the coding sequence ATGGATCAGATATTAGAATCTCTTGAGTATCCAGACGATCGTAGAATCAAGTTAGTTGTTTATCAGTTATTAGATGTTGCTAAAAGTTGGTGGATCATGACAAAGAAAGCTTTAGAGGGTCGAGGTACGATTGTTACCTGTGATATctttaaatatgaattttatcagcgtttctttcctacCTCTTACAGGAAAGATAGGGGAGTCGAGTTTGCAAATTTAAAGCAGGGAAATCTGAATATTGAGGATTCTGTCGCTAAGTTCTCAAATTTACtgagatttgctcctcatgtagtaTCCGATGAAGAAGCTAAGGCCGATCacttcataaatggtcttaaCCTTGATATCTTTACCTTGGTTAATATCAGAATGCCTAAAACTTTTGCTGAGACTTTTGATCGAGCCAAGGAAGCTGAAACCAGAATCATTAGACAGTGA